The following are from one region of the Nostoc cf. commune SO-36 genome:
- a CDS encoding DUF6883 domain-containing protein, which translates to MKLPNPECAIVEIDKIAGYCLNPEHPEGKDKARVFKSALDLNLDDAEELQAILLQAVANYDAIPGKRNSYGQKYIIDFPLNRSDKQAIIQSVWIVRNNEGFPRLVTCYVI; encoded by the coding sequence ATGAAACTTCCTAACCCTGAATGTGCGATCGTAGAAATAGATAAAATTGCGGGTTACTGTCTCAACCCAGAACATCCAGAGGGAAAAGACAAAGCCCGTGTATTTAAATCTGCACTAGACTTAAATTTAGATGATGCAGAAGAATTACAAGCGATCCTTTTACAAGCAGTAGCAAATTATGATGCTATCCCTGGTAAAAGGAATTCATACGGTCAAAAATATATTATTGATTTTCCCCTGAATCGTTCAGATAAACAAGCAATTATTCAAAGCGTTTGGATAGTGCGTAATAATGAAGGCTTCCCCCGCCTAGTCACCTGTTATGTAATCTAA
- a CDS encoding DUF4926 domain-containing protein, whose amino-acid sequence MKLLDVVALTEDLPELGLHRGQVGTIVEEYEPGVFEVEFSDLTGKAYAVETLNASQLMTLYHQPIGGKTLLV is encoded by the coding sequence ATGAAATTATTAGATGTGGTTGCCCTAACCGAAGACTTACCAGAATTGGGATTGCATCGCGGTCAAGTAGGAACGATTGTAGAAGAATATGAACCTGGAGTTTTTGAAGTAGAATTCAGCGACTTAACAGGAAAAGCTTATGCCGTAGAAACTTTAAATGCTAGCCAGCTAATGACTTTATATCATCAACCAATTGGTGGAAAAACTTTATTGGTTTAA
- a CDS encoding DUF3387 domain-containing protein, whose product MEKLYWFNSPPYNTFEVGLFQAIRAAFVKHTTAKGNSPEDLDGFIKLILYSKTLRVFIHQRFY is encoded by the coding sequence GTGGAAAAACTTTATTGGTTTAACTCCCCTCCCTACAATACTTTTGAGGTCGGTTTATTTCAGGCAATTCGCGCCGCCTTCGTTAAACACACCACAGCCAAGGGTAACAGTCCAGAAGATTTAGATGGCTTTATAAAGCTAATTCTCTACAGTAAAACCCTCAGAGTGTTTATACACCAAAGGTTTTATTAG
- a CDS encoding helix-turn-helix domain-containing protein: MTLTFNSDIYSQLLSQHQPRIIKTEEENEKFLETVEKLLSRSHLTPEEDTLLELLLKLIEDFEDKHYKLNVSTPQSRLKHLMEARSLEQADLVEILGSSNIVAKIIDGELQITKEQAEVLGKFFRVDASLFIC, from the coding sequence ATGACCCTTACTTTTAACTCAGACATTTACAGCCAATTGCTATCTCAACATCAACCTCGGATTATCAAAACAGAAGAGGAAAACGAAAAGTTTTTAGAAACTGTTGAAAAATTGCTTTCTCGTTCTCATCTGACTCCTGAAGAAGATACTTTGTTGGAATTATTGTTAAAGCTGATTGAGGATTTTGAAGATAAGCATTATAAGCTTAATGTTTCAACACCTCAATCAAGACTCAAGCATTTGATGGAAGCTAGGAGTTTAGAACAAGCTGATTTGGTAGAAATACTTGGTTCGAGTAATATTGTTGCTAAAATAATTGATGGCGAGTTACAAATCACTAAAGAACAAGCTGAGGTTTTAGGAAAATTTTTTCGCGTTGATGCAAGTTTGTTTATTTGTTGA
- a CDS encoding type II toxin-antitoxin system HigB family toxin, translating to MHVISRKKLRQFCQKHADCCEALDDWYIIASKADWGNLLEVQTIYPKAEAVGEFTVFNIKGNKYRLIASINYEKQVIYIKYVLTHAEYDKDSWKNDPYF from the coding sequence ATGCACGTTATCAGCCGAAAAAAGCTACGACAATTCTGCCAAAAACACGCTGATTGCTGTGAAGCACTTGATGACTGGTACATAATTGCTAGTAAAGCAGACTGGGGCAATTTGCTAGAAGTTCAAACTATTTATCCTAAAGCCGAAGCAGTAGGTGAGTTTACAGTTTTCAACATAAAAGGTAATAAATACCGCTTAATTGCTAGTATTAACTATGAAAAGCAGGTCATCTATATAAAATATGTCTTAACTCATGCCGAATATGACAAAGACTCCTGGAAAAATGACCCTTACTTTTAA
- a CDS encoding DUF2358 domain-containing protein, whose translation MESQLLVERVIKTLKEDLPTLFEKDISYHIYTDDIYFKDPVNTFKYKFNYRIIFWTLRFHARLFFTQIYFDVHEVYQSAEDTILAKWTVRGVLRVPWKAGLLFNGYSTYKLNPDNLIYEHIDTWDRKPGEILQQFWQRGEGS comes from the coding sequence GTGGAATCTCAATTATTGGTTGAACGGGTAATTAAAACTCTAAAAGAGGATTTACCAACACTTTTTGAAAAAGATATTTCATACCACATTTATACAGACGATATCTACTTTAAAGACCCAGTAAATACATTCAAATACAAATTTAACTATCGCATTATATTTTGGACTTTGAGATTTCACGCTCGGCTATTTTTTACCCAAATTTACTTTGATGTACATGAGGTTTATCAGTCAGCCGAAGATACGATTTTAGCAAAATGGACAGTGCGGGGAGTGTTGCGGGTTCCTTGGAAAGCAGGTTTGCTTTTTAATGGCTATTCAACATATAAACTAAACCCAGATAATTTGATATACGAGCATATCGACACATGGGATAGAAAGCCAGGAGAAATTTTACAACAGTTTTGGCAAAGGGGAGAAGGGAGCTAA
- a CDS encoding glycoside hydrolase family 10 protein: protein MAIIETRGIWLTTTDSKVLRSKQRVAEAMDFLAETGFNVVFPVVWNKAVTLYPSQTMQETFGVEIDHLSVGRDPLEEVVVEARRVGLKVIPWFEYGFASSYNLNGGVLLQKKPEWAARDRNGNLLKKNGFEWLNALDSQVQEFFLNLVLEVVKNYDVDGVQGDDRFPAFPCEGGYDEVTVNRYRQKFNCNPPQNPKDKQWLQWRADILTEFLARLYGEVKGVNPNLLVAIAPNIHDWAFQEYLQDSPAWLKRGIVDMIQPQIYRRDFGSYRAIADKLVNQQFTDVTLPRLAPGILMKLGSYCISPEYLVQAIEYNRQLGIQGEVFFFYEGLRENNNTLARVLRNGPYAKSASFPTLSDLSAGGVTNKRTSSIWQRLLKKIF from the coding sequence ATGGCAATAATAGAAACCCGTGGTATCTGGCTGACTACTACTGATAGTAAGGTTCTCAGGTCAAAGCAACGCGTTGCTGAGGCGATGGATTTTCTGGCCGAGACGGGATTTAATGTGGTGTTTCCCGTTGTTTGGAACAAGGCAGTAACTTTATATCCTAGTCAAACAATGCAGGAGACTTTTGGAGTCGAAATTGACCATCTGTCTGTAGGTCGTGACCCTTTAGAAGAAGTGGTGGTTGAGGCGCGGCGAGTTGGGTTGAAAGTCATTCCTTGGTTTGAATACGGTTTTGCCAGTTCCTACAATTTGAATGGTGGTGTACTTTTACAGAAAAAACCGGAATGGGCTGCGCGCGATCGCAACGGCAACTTACTAAAGAAAAACGGCTTTGAGTGGTTGAATGCTCTCGACTCTCAGGTGCAAGAATTCTTCTTGAACTTGGTGCTGGAAGTTGTGAAGAATTACGATGTGGACGGGGTTCAAGGAGACGATCGCTTCCCTGCATTCCCCTGTGAAGGTGGCTATGATGAGGTAACTGTCAACCGCTATCGCCAAAAATTTAATTGCAATCCACCACAGAATCCTAAGGATAAGCAATGGTTACAGTGGCGTGCAGATATTCTCACTGAGTTTTTGGCGCGTCTCTATGGGGAGGTTAAAGGGGTGAATCCTAATTTATTAGTAGCGATCGCACCCAATATCCACGATTGGGCATTCCAGGAATATCTGCAAGACTCACCCGCATGGCTGAAGCGGGGAATAGTTGATATGATTCAGCCGCAGATTTATCGCCGTGACTTTGGGAGTTACCGTGCGATCGCTGATAAACTAGTAAACCAGCAATTCACAGATGTGACGTTGCCCAGGTTAGCACCGGGAATACTGATGAAGCTTGGCTCTTATTGTATTAGTCCAGAATATTTGGTGCAGGCAATTGAATACAATCGTCAACTTGGCATTCAGGGAGAAGTATTCTTTTTTTACGAAGGTTTGCGCGAAAATAACAATACCCTAGCTAGAGTTTTACGAAATGGCCCTTATGCTAAGTCTGCATCATTTCCTACTCTGTCAGATTTGAGTGCGGGTGGTGTGACTAACAAGAGGACATCTTCTATTTGGCAAAGGTTGTTAAAAAAGATTTTTTAA
- a CDS encoding alpha/beta fold hydrolase, protein MSLVESSWKDEYIITNGVKLHYVTQGEGPLLLMLHGFPEFWYSWRHQIPEFAQNFKVVALDLRGYNDSDKPSEQSAYVMDEFIKDVEGVIKGLGYQKCVLAGHDWGGAIAWNFAYTHPEMLEQLIILNLPHPAKFAQGLRTPQQLLRSNYIFLFQLPWLPELLLQSSDYQAIETAFKGTAVNKSAFTQADIDAYKNAAAKRGALTAMLNYYRNIFQQRMLNPNWGILEVPTLMIWGENDTALGKELTYDTAAYVRDFQIKYIPNCGHWVQQEQPELVNQYMREFLKNREV, encoded by the coding sequence ATGTCTTTAGTAGAAAGTTCTTGGAAAGACGAATATATAATTACCAATGGGGTAAAGCTACACTACGTTACCCAAGGTGAAGGCCCTTTATTGTTGATGTTGCATGGGTTTCCTGAGTTTTGGTACTCTTGGCGGCATCAAATACCAGAATTTGCCCAAAATTTTAAAGTTGTAGCCCTTGACTTGCGTGGCTACAATGATAGTGATAAACCAAGTGAGCAATCAGCTTATGTAATGGATGAGTTTATCAAAGATGTTGAGGGAGTAATTAAAGGATTAGGATACCAAAAATGTGTATTAGCTGGACATGATTGGGGAGGTGCGATCGCTTGGAATTTTGCATACACTCACCCCGAAATGTTAGAACAATTAATTATTCTTAACCTGCCTCATCCTGCCAAATTTGCCCAAGGGTTACGCACTCCTCAACAGTTGCTACGTAGCAATTACATATTTCTCTTTCAACTACCGTGGCTACCAGAATTACTTTTACAATCTTCCGACTACCAAGCAATTGAAACAGCTTTTAAAGGTACAGCAGTTAACAAGAGTGCTTTCACACAAGCCGATATTGACGCTTATAAAAATGCTGCGGCAAAACGCGGTGCGCTCACAGCAATGTTGAACTATTACCGCAATATTTTTCAGCAGAGAATGCTAAATCCAAATTGGGGCATTCTCGAAGTACCAACACTGATGATTTGGGGAGAAAATGACACTGCACTCGGCAAGGAACTAACCTACGACACCGCAGCATACGTTAGAGACTTTCAAATCAAGTACATACCCAATTGTGGTCATTGGGTGCAGCAAGAACAGCCTGAATTGGTTAATCAGTATATGCGAGAATTTCTGAAAAATAGAGAAGTATAA
- a CDS encoding pentapeptide repeat-containing protein, translated as MKLQLLAAMALATPLFLMNSVRADNPQDLQKLLSTGECVNCNLSGANLSGAHLIGADLRGSKLQGANLVGANLEGADLTGANLAGANLTSAYVTNVNLKQTNLNGVNFTRATIHDSNVYKASMNDLNLTDAEIFNTGIGIGGEDAEIPDWD; from the coding sequence ATGAAACTCCAGCTATTAGCGGCGATGGCCTTAGCAACTCCCCTATTTTTGATGAACTCGGTTAGAGCCGATAATCCGCAGGATTTACAAAAGCTGCTTTCAACTGGGGAATGTGTTAACTGTAATCTATCGGGAGCTAACCTCAGTGGCGCTCATTTAATTGGTGCTGACTTAAGAGGCTCGAAGCTCCAAGGAGCCAACCTTGTAGGGGCTAACCTCGAAGGTGCTGACTTAACTGGTGCAAACTTGGCAGGTGCTAATCTAACATCAGCTTATGTAACCAACGTGAATTTGAAGCAAACCAATCTCAACGGGGTAAATTTTACTCGCGCTACAATTCACGATTCTAATGTGTATAAAGCATCAATGAATGATCTGAATCTCACTGATGCCGAAATATTTAACACTGGAATCGGGATTGGTGGAGAAGATGCCGAAATTCCCGATTGGGACTAG
- a CDS encoding sulfite exporter TauE/SafE family protein — translation MIAGAVITAFFGAAMAGKLSNEQLERIILVLLVVIGIALIVEGFLPQQIPALLPPALSWRIPAGILFGLAIGLVSSLLGVAGGEVIIPTLVFAFGADIKTAGTASLLVSLPTVLVGALRYASRGAFAEDRTALVNTIAPMGVGSVIGAIIGGMLVGIVPAAVLKVTLGVILNISAFRVFHKVNSSNKKAES, via the coding sequence TTGATTGCGGGAGCAGTTATCACTGCTTTTTTTGGGGCGGCGATGGCAGGAAAGTTATCAAACGAACAACTTGAGCGAATCATCTTAGTGCTACTAGTAGTGATTGGCATTGCCCTAATAGTCGAGGGTTTTCTACCTCAACAAATACCAGCCCTTTTACCGCCTGCTTTAAGTTGGCGTATTCCAGCAGGTATTTTATTTGGTCTAGCTATTGGACTGGTAAGCAGTTTACTTGGGGTTGCAGGGGGTGAAGTGATCATCCCAACACTTGTTTTCGCTTTTGGTGCAGATATTAAAACAGCAGGTACAGCCAGTCTTCTAGTTAGCCTACCAACTGTCCTTGTAGGAGCTCTCAGATATGCAAGTCGAGGTGCATTTGCAGAAGATCGTACAGCCTTGGTTAATACCATAGCACCTATGGGAGTTGGTTCGGTGATTGGAGCCATTATCGGAGGAATGCTTGTCGGTATTGTTCCAGCAGCAGTACTGAAAGTTACGCTAGGGGTAATCTTGAACATCTCCGCATTTCGGGTTTTTCACAAAGTCAATTCCTCTAATAAAAAAGCTGAAAGCTAG
- a CDS encoding phosphoribulokinase has protein sequence MTNKPERVVLIGVAGDSGCGKSTFLRRLIDLFGEDLMTVICLDDYHSLDRKQRKETGITALDPRANNFDLMYEQIKALKSGQAIDKPIYNHETGLIDPPERVEPNHIIVVEGLHPLYDERVRSLIDFSVYFDISDEVKIAWKIQRDMAERGHRYEDVLAQINSRKPDFDKFIEPQREFADVVLQVLPTNLIKNDTERRVLRVRMLQREGKEGFDPTYLFDEGSTINWTPCGRKLTCSNPGMQLYYGSDVYYGRYVSVLEVDGQFDNLEEVIYIETHLSNTSTKYQGELTHLLLQHREYPGSNNGTGFFQVLTGLKMRAAYERLTATEAKLAVQV, from the coding sequence ATGACAAATAAGCCGGAACGCGTGGTATTGATTGGAGTAGCCGGAGATTCTGGGTGCGGTAAATCTACGTTTTTGCGTCGTTTGATAGATTTGTTTGGTGAAGATTTAATGACAGTCATCTGCTTGGATGATTATCACTCCTTGGATCGCAAACAGCGTAAAGAAACTGGGATAACGGCACTAGACCCCAGAGCAAACAATTTTGACCTGATGTATGAGCAAATTAAAGCGCTCAAAAGCGGTCAAGCGATTGATAAGCCGATTTACAACCACGAAACCGGCTTGATTGATCCGCCAGAGCGGGTGGAGCCGAATCATATTATAGTTGTTGAAGGGCTACATCCTTTATATGATGAACGGGTGCGATCGCTAATCGACTTCAGTGTATATTTTGACATTAGCGATGAGGTCAAAATAGCCTGGAAAATCCAGCGAGATATGGCTGAACGCGGTCATCGCTACGAAGATGTGTTAGCGCAAATCAATTCCCGCAAACCTGACTTTGACAAGTTTATCGAACCACAAAGAGAATTTGCCGATGTAGTTCTCCAAGTATTGCCCACGAACTTGATCAAAAACGATACCGAGCGCAGAGTTTTACGGGTACGTATGCTCCAGCGCGAAGGTAAAGAAGGCTTTGATCCTACCTACCTATTTGATGAAGGGTCAACAATTAATTGGACTCCCTGTGGACGCAAGCTGACCTGTTCCAATCCTGGTATGCAACTGTACTACGGTTCAGATGTTTACTACGGCCGCTATGTCTCAGTACTAGAGGTGGATGGTCAATTTGACAACTTGGAAGAAGTAATTTATATCGAAACCCATCTCAGCAATACATCCACGAAATACCAGGGTGAATTGACTCACTTGTTACTCCAGCACCGCGAGTATCCAGGTTCAAATAATGGTACTGGTTTCTTCCAAGTGCTTACTGGTTTGAAAATGCGTGCTGCTTATGAGCGCTTAACAGCTACGGAAGCAAAGTTAGCGGTTCAGGTTTAA
- a CDS encoding homoserine dehydrogenase, which translates to MGVKLGILGLGTVGTGTVQLLQDSAGRHPLLQEIEIYRVGVRSLDKPRAVELSTEVLTTDLESIVNDPAVDIVVEVMGGLEPARSLILKALSNGKHVVTANKAAIARFGAEIFTTANQAGVYVMLEAAVGGGIPVIQPLKQSLSVNRIHTVTGIVNGTTNYILTRMQTEGSNFDDVLADAQRLGYAEADPTADVDGLDAADKIAILASLGFGGRINLQDVYTEGIRQVSKTDIAYAEKLGFVIKLLAIAKRDTPSSPLSVRVHPTLVPQAHPLASINGVYNAILVEGEPIGQVMFFGPGAGAGATASAVTSDILNLVAVLKTNTAVANPLLTCGHQEYCQIAPMAELITRFYARFLTNDQPGVIGKLGTCFGNYGVSLESIVQTGFQGELAEIVVVTHDVREGNFRQALAEIRDLEAIESIPSLLRVL; encoded by the coding sequence ATGGGTGTGAAACTAGGAATACTGGGATTAGGCACCGTGGGAACGGGAACAGTGCAGTTGTTGCAAGATAGCGCTGGGCGTCACCCATTGTTGCAAGAGATAGAAATCTATCGGGTGGGAGTGCGATCGCTAGATAAACCCCGTGCAGTAGAATTGTCTACGGAAGTCTTAACTACAGATTTAGAATCCATTGTCAACGATCCGGCGGTAGATATAGTTGTCGAAGTGATGGGCGGACTAGAGCCGGCGCGATCGCTTATCCTCAAAGCTTTAAGTAATGGTAAGCATGTAGTCACTGCCAATAAAGCAGCGATCGCCCGCTTTGGGGCGGAAATTTTCACAACTGCCAATCAAGCTGGCGTCTACGTCATGCTAGAAGCTGCTGTGGGTGGTGGTATTCCGGTGATTCAACCCCTAAAGCAGTCTTTAAGTGTTAACCGGATTCATACTGTAACTGGTATCGTGAACGGTACAACTAACTACATCCTGACACGGATGCAGACAGAAGGGAGCAACTTTGATGATGTCTTAGCTGATGCCCAGCGCTTGGGTTATGCTGAGGCTGACCCGACAGCTGATGTCGATGGTTTGGACGCAGCCGATAAAATTGCTATCCTGGCATCATTAGGCTTTGGTGGACGCATCAACCTACAAGATGTTTATACCGAGGGAATTCGGCAAGTCAGCAAGACAGATATCGCCTACGCCGAAAAGTTGGGATTTGTGATTAAATTATTAGCGATCGCTAAACGTGATACTCCTTCATCTCCACTCTCCGTCAGAGTTCATCCTACTTTAGTGCCTCAAGCCCATCCTTTGGCAAGCATCAACGGCGTTTACAATGCCATTCTTGTCGAAGGAGAACCCATCGGGCAAGTAATGTTTTTCGGCCCCGGTGCTGGTGCTGGTGCAACCGCCAGTGCTGTCACATCAGATATTTTGAATTTAGTTGCTGTCCTCAAAACCAATACAGCAGTTGCAAATCCCTTATTAACTTGTGGACATCAGGAATACTGCCAAATTGCACCGATGGCAGAATTGATAACTCGGTTTTACGCCCGTTTCCTCACCAATGACCAACCTGGAGTTATCGGTAAATTGGGGACTTGCTTTGGTAACTATGGCGTTAGCTTAGAGTCAATTGTCCAAACTGGCTTTCAAGGGGAACTCGCAGAGATTGTGGTTGTTACCCATGATGTGCGGGAAGGTAATTTTCGGCAAGCTTTGGCAGAAATTCGAGATTTGGAAGCTATAGAAAGCATTCCTAGCTTACTACGTGTACTTTGA
- a CDS encoding type II toxin-antitoxin system HigB family toxin — protein MHVISRRILREFCEAHSDTREALYDWYRVATKAEWKNLLEVQDIYPKAEAVGNFTVFNIKGNNYRLIADIVYETQRIYIKYVLTHAEYDKDKWKNDPYF, from the coding sequence ATGCACGTTATTAGTCGCAGAATTCTACGAGAATTTTGTGAGGCACATTCAGATACAAGGGAAGCACTTTATGATTGGTATAGGGTAGCAACTAAAGCTGAATGGAAAAATCTGCTTGAAGTTCAGGATATTTATCCAAAAGCAGAAGCAGTTGGTAACTTCACTGTGTTTAATATTAAAGGAAACAATTACCGTTTGATTGCTGATATTGTTTACGAAACTCAAAGAATCTATATTAAATATGTCCTGACTCACGCTGAATATGATAAAGATAAATGGAAAAATGACCCGTACTTTTAA
- a CDS encoding helix-turn-helix domain-containing protein — translation MTRTFNRESYGKLLAEYQPKIITTEEENEQAIALALTLEHRPNCTPEEEMLLQLLVTLIEQFEETHYPILQGTPNSMLVHLMDACDTTTEALAEVIGSLEIALQIVNGDRTISKTQAEALADYFHVDVSLFI, via the coding sequence ATGACCCGTACTTTTAATCGAGAATCTTATGGTAAATTGCTAGCCGAGTATCAGCCAAAAATAATTACTACGGAAGAAGAAAATGAACAAGCGATCGCACTTGCATTAACCTTAGAACATCGTCCCAATTGTACACCAGAAGAAGAAATGCTGTTGCAACTGTTGGTGACTTTAATTGAGCAATTTGAAGAAACCCATTACCCAATTCTCCAAGGTACACCCAATTCGATGTTAGTACATCTAATGGACGCATGCGACACTACAACCGAAGCATTAGCCGAGGTAATTGGTTCATTGGAAATTGCCTTGCAAATTGTTAATGGCGATCGCACCATTAGTAAAACTCAAGCAGAAGCACTTGCAGACTATTTTCATGTAGATGTCAGTTTATTTATCTAG
- a CDS encoding CO2 hydration protein: MITIKKKATHNPLAEYIERLQKGDALLPDNPENVLEVVGILKSYGVVLDAYSKNLNYIAEHQFLIFFPFFKYFNGEVSFQKLLRHLWHNRINFEYAEYCMKAMMWHGGGGLDAYLDTEEFQERAQAVINAKFKNNPLILGINQLFPDFLTENLRVSAYYTGLGQFWRVMADMFLNLSDRYDRGEITSIPQVVEHIKAGLVANASNPITYAVKIRGEVYEIIPKSVGLTFLADTAIPYVEAVFFRGTPFHGTVSYNAQGYQIPPDQTRFQYGALYADPLPIGGAGIPPTLLMQDMRHYLPEYLHEIYRRSLRGEDDLRVQICMSFQKSMFCVTTATILGLMPYPLDTKDPNEEKGNRVYLEKWMSRLETSRLLDVNK, translated from the coding sequence ATGATAACTATTAAAAAAAAAGCTACTCACAATCCCTTAGCTGAGTATATTGAACGTTTGCAAAAAGGAGATGCATTACTCCCCGATAATCCCGAAAATGTGCTGGAAGTTGTTGGTATTCTTAAAAGTTATGGCGTAGTTTTAGATGCCTACTCAAAAAATCTTAATTATATTGCCGAGCATCAGTTTTTAATATTTTTCCCATTTTTTAAATACTTTAATGGAGAGGTTTCTTTTCAGAAATTACTCCGTCACTTGTGGCATAACCGAATTAATTTTGAATATGCCGAATATTGCATGAAAGCCATGATGTGGCACGGTGGCGGTGGACTAGATGCCTATTTGGATACAGAAGAATTTCAAGAAAGAGCGCAAGCCGTTATCAACGCAAAATTTAAAAATAATCCTTTAATTTTGGGTATTAACCAACTGTTTCCAGATTTCTTAACAGAAAATTTGCGCGTCTCTGCTTACTACACTGGTTTAGGTCAATTCTGGCGAGTAATGGCTGATATGTTCCTAAATTTATCAGACCGCTACGACCGAGGCGAAATTACATCGATTCCCCAAGTTGTAGAACACATTAAAGCAGGGTTAGTGGCAAATGCATCAAACCCAATTACCTACGCCGTCAAAATTCGAGGTGAGGTCTATGAAATCATTCCCAAAAGCGTTGGTTTGACCTTCTTAGCAGATACAGCAATACCTTATGTAGAGGCAGTATTCTTCCGAGGAACTCCTTTTCACGGTACAGTTTCATACAATGCCCAAGGTTATCAAATTCCCCCAGATCAAACTCGATTTCAATATGGCGCATTGTATGCCGATCCTTTACCCATCGGCGGCGCGGGCATTCCTCCCACCTTGTTGATGCAAGATATGCGTCATTATCTTCCAGAGTATTTGCATGAAATTTATCGCCGCAGTCTTCGGGGTGAAGATGATTTGCGGGTACAAATTTGCATGAGTTTCCAAAAATCGATGTTTTGCGTGACAACAGCAACGATTTTGGGACTGATGCCTTATCCTTTGGATACTAAAGATCCAAATGAGGAAAAAGGTAATCGAGTTTATTTAGAGAAGTGGATGAGTCGGCTAGAAACTTCGCGGTTGCTGGATGTGAATAAATAA